One region of Mucilaginibacter gotjawali genomic DNA includes:
- a CDS encoding SRPBCC family protein: protein MIDNNWTKFKVIGDFNTDIRSLYEAWATPEGLEKWFLRKAEFYTIAGRLREPEEFILKEDAYEWYWHGFDDSAVEKGQILEANGTDFIKFSFSGNSIVSINIYTRNGVSIVELTQVNIPEESDPSKNLFVQCQVGWTFYMANLKSIMEGGIDLRNKKWS, encoded by the coding sequence ATGATTGACAATAACTGGACGAAATTTAAAGTCATCGGCGACTTTAATACAGATATCAGGAGCCTGTACGAAGCCTGGGCAACTCCAGAAGGACTGGAAAAATGGTTTTTACGCAAAGCGGAGTTTTATACGATAGCGGGAAGGCTCCGTGAGCCGGAAGAATTTATTTTAAAGGAGGATGCCTATGAATGGTATTGGCATGGGTTTGATGACAGCGCGGTAGAAAAAGGACAGATCCTTGAAGCCAACGGCACCGATTTTATAAAATTCAGTTTCTCAGGTAACAGCATTGTAAGTATCAATATTTATACCCGTAATGGGGTAAGCATAGTGGAACTAACCCAGGTGAACATTCCTGAAGAAAGTGATCCTTCAAAAAATCTGTTTGTACAATGCCAGGTGGGGTGGACTTTTTACATGGCCAACCTGAAATCAATAATGGAAGGCGGCATCGACCTTCGGAATAAAAAGTGGAGCTAA
- a CDS encoding riboflavin synthase, whose protein sequence is MFTGIIETLGKVTALRHDQGNLHITVESAIATELKIDQSVAHNGVCLTVIALTDGTHTVTAIEETLNKSSLGQLKVGDLVNLERCMQMNARLDGHIVQGHVDQTAICTGFAALDGSWEYTFAYDAAAGNVTVEKGSICVNGISLTVVNSKANSFSVAIIPYTFEHTNLQQVREGSVVNLEFDIIGKYVARLMQR, encoded by the coding sequence ATGTTTACAGGAATCATCGAAACTTTAGGAAAAGTAACCGCGTTGCGGCACGATCAAGGGAATTTGCACATCACCGTGGAATCAGCAATTGCCACTGAATTGAAAATAGACCAGTCGGTTGCGCATAACGGGGTTTGTTTAACGGTGATCGCCCTTACCGATGGTACGCATACGGTAACCGCCATTGAAGAAACATTAAATAAAAGCAGCCTCGGTCAATTAAAGGTAGGCGACCTGGTTAACCTGGAACGCTGTATGCAAATGAACGCCCGCCTGGATGGCCATATTGTGCAGGGCCATGTGGATCAAACCGCTATTTGCACCGGTTTTGCAGCGTTGGACGGCAGCTGGGAATATACATTTGCATATGATGCCGCTGCCGGAAATGTTACGGTAGAAAAGGGTTCTATCTGCGTTAACGGCATCAGCCTCACCGTTGTAAATTCAAAAGCCAATAGTTTTTCGGTCGCTATTATCCCTTACACTTTCGAACATACCAACCTGCAGCAGGTGAGGGAAGGATCTGTAGTTAACCTTGAGTTTGATATTATCGGCAAGTATGTGGCAAGATTGATGCAGCGCTAA
- a CDS encoding tetratricopeptide repeat protein: protein MKSLYISLIIICFIPAVYGQEGAKADDALLLEYYQNQRFADAADYLKKTYPEPVTDLKILNSLAYSSQMAGRLPDAEAYYGRIFSADTTNTSVIFSLGNIMARRGDNIKALFYYKKILAKDSTNFSVYKQMGSMSLNAGNVTDALKYYEKANQINPGEPGVAYDLSSFYINAKQYQKADTVVSGALKADTANLLLLMSKAQVDYHLKKYPETVLECTKLINYGQRQNIVISTLGTSYYELKDYNNCIHTFKLLEETNTATEISYYCTGMSYKALGDQPMAITYFEKAIKEAISNNVNSYYGEMADSYSQVHQVKKAVSAYQKSLLYGVMPLTYYDIAGLYDMQLKNKALALQYYKKYAKSDPPADQRPYLIYSKKRIGELSR, encoded by the coding sequence ATGAAATCGCTATACATAAGCCTCATCATCATATGTTTTATTCCGGCAGTGTACGGGCAGGAAGGCGCAAAAGCCGATGACGCCCTGCTGCTGGAATATTATCAAAACCAGCGTTTTGCGGATGCAGCCGATTACCTCAAAAAAACATATCCGGAGCCTGTAACTGATCTCAAAATATTGAATAGTTTGGCCTATTCATCGCAAATGGCCGGCAGGTTACCTGACGCTGAAGCTTATTACGGGCGCATTTTTTCTGCGGATACTACCAATACATCCGTCATATTCAGCCTGGGTAACATCATGGCACGAAGGGGCGACAATATTAAGGCGTTGTTTTATTATAAAAAGATCCTTGCGAAGGACAGCACCAATTTCAGCGTTTACAAGCAAATGGGCAGTATGTCGTTAAACGCGGGTAACGTGACAGATGCCCTAAAGTATTATGAAAAGGCAAACCAGATCAATCCAGGCGAACCGGGCGTGGCCTATGACCTTTCTTCATTTTATATCAATGCGAAACAATATCAAAAAGCAGATACCGTTGTAAGCGGGGCATTGAAAGCCGATACCGCAAATTTACTGCTATTAATGAGCAAGGCCCAGGTGGATTATCACCTGAAAAAATATCCGGAAACGGTTTTGGAATGCACCAAACTCATCAATTACGGGCAGCGGCAAAATATAGTAATCAGTACCCTTGGCACCTCCTATTACGAACTAAAAGATTACAACAACTGTATCCATACTTTTAAACTTTTGGAAGAAACCAATACAGCCACAGAAATATCGTATTACTGTACCGGCATGAGCTATAAAGCTTTGGGCGACCAGCCAATGGCCATCACCTATTTCGAAAAAGCGATAAAGGAAGCGATTTCGAATAACGTTAATTCGTACTATGGCGAGATGGCTGACTCTTACAGCCAGGTACACCAGGTTAAAAAAGCGGTAAGCGCTTATCAAAAAAGCCTGTTGTATGGTGTAATGCCTTTAACTTACTATGATATTGCCGGTTTGTATGATATGCAGCTAAAGAATAAAGCGCTGGCACTGCAGTATTATAAAAAGTATGCAAAAAGCGATCCGCCAGCAGATCAAAGGCCCTATCTCATTTATTCAAAAAAGCGGATTGGAGAATTATCCCGTTAG
- the hscA gene encoding Fe-S protein assembly chaperone HscA translates to MAKVSINLATGSIQKEELIVGIDLGTTNSLVAFINPDKDPQVINDTGKGVLVPSVVHFGPTGDITVGNEAKEYLITDPQNTVFSVKRLLGRSYKDIENYKDFFSYKVIDDDSDSLVKIKVGDKFYTPIELSGLILKELKTRAEHALKTPVNRAVITVPAYFNDSQRQATRDAGKLAGLDVLRIVNEPTAASLAYGIGLNPEETKTIAVYDLGGGTFDVSILQIQNGIFEVLSTNGNTFLGGDDFDRAIVDYWIEKNNLDKAEVLADHKLAQKLRLKAEEAKKAFAHQSMVNDKIGDIWCTITREAFNELILPKVEETITCCKNALKDAKLEIGQIDEVIMVGGSTRTALVKKMVAEFFGRPVHDELNPDEVVALGAAIQADILAGNRTDILLLDVTPLSLGIETMGGLMDVIIPRNSKVPTKAGRQYTTSIDGQVNMKIAVYQGERDLIKENRKLAEFDLKGIPSMPAGFPKVDINFLLNADGILKIQAMELRSGVKQEVEVKPTYGITDDQVEQMLMDSITHAKEDVSQRMLIEARVEGEQMVKTVESFLRKNGNFLSEDELSKTNSYTNALKEVLAGGDKDKIHKAIDELNEFTRPFAERLMDHAISVAMKGKSID, encoded by the coding sequence ATGGCTAAAGTTTCTATCAACCTGGCAACAGGTTCTATACAAAAAGAAGAATTAATCGTCGGCATCGACCTGGGCACCACCAACTCACTGGTGGCTTTTATCAACCCGGATAAAGACCCGCAGGTGATAAACGATACCGGCAAAGGTGTTCTGGTACCTTCTGTGGTGCATTTCGGGCCAACCGGGGATATTACTGTGGGCAACGAAGCAAAAGAATATTTGATCACCGACCCGCAAAATACCGTTTTCTCGGTAAAACGTTTATTGGGCCGTTCCTACAAAGACATTGAGAATTATAAAGATTTCTTTTCCTATAAAGTAATTGACGACGACAGCGACAGCCTGGTAAAAATAAAAGTCGGCGATAAATTTTATACGCCGATTGAACTATCGGGCCTGATACTAAAAGAATTAAAAACCCGTGCCGAACATGCGTTAAAAACCCCGGTTAACCGTGCGGTGATCACCGTTCCGGCTTACTTTAATGATTCGCAGCGCCAGGCCACCCGCGATGCGGGTAAACTGGCCGGGCTGGATGTATTGCGCATTGTCAACGAGCCCACCGCAGCGAGCCTTGCCTATGGTATCGGCCTTAACCCGGAAGAAACCAAGACCATTGCTGTTTATGACCTCGGCGGCGGTACATTTGATGTTTCCATCCTGCAAATCCAAAACGGTATCTTCGAGGTACTTTCAACCAATGGCAATACCTTTTTAGGAGGCGATGATTTCGACCGGGCCATTGTGGATTACTGGATCGAAAAAAACAACCTGGACAAAGCGGAAGTATTGGCTGATCATAAACTGGCCCAAAAACTTCGTTTAAAGGCCGAAGAAGCCAAAAAAGCGTTTGCGCACCAGAGCATGGTGAACGACAAGATCGGCGACATCTGGTGTACCATTACCAGGGAAGCTTTTAATGAGCTGATATTACCAAAGGTAGAAGAAACCATTACCTGCTGCAAAAATGCTTTAAAGGATGCTAAACTGGAGATCGGCCAGATTGATGAAGTAATTATGGTAGGCGGCTCAACCCGTACGGCCCTGGTTAAAAAAATGGTGGCTGAATTTTTTGGCCGCCCCGTACATGATGAATTAAATCCCGACGAGGTAGTTGCCCTTGGCGCCGCCATACAGGCCGATATTTTGGCTGGTAACCGCACTGATATATTGTTGCTCGACGTTACCCCACTTTCATTGGGTATTGAGACCATGGGCGGCTTGATGGATGTCATCATCCCCCGCAACTCCAAGGTACCTACCAAAGCCGGCAGGCAGTATACCACCAGTATTGACGGGCAGGTGAACATGAAAATTGCCGTTTACCAGGGCGAGCGCGACCTGATCAAAGAAAACCGTAAACTGGCTGAGTTTGATTTGAAGGGCATACCATCCATGCCGGCTGGTTTCCCTAAGGTGGATATTAACTTTTTGCTGAATGCGGATGGGATCCTAAAGATCCAGGCGATGGAGTTGCGTTCGGGAGTAAAACAGGAAGTGGAAGTAAAACCAACCTATGGCATAACCGACGACCAGGTGGAACAAATGCTGATGGACAGCATCACCCACGCCAAAGAAGATGTAAGCCAGCGCATGCTGATCGAAGCGCGCGTTGAGGGCGAGCAAATGGTGAAAACCGTTGAAAGCTTTTTGCGGAAAAACGGCAACTTTTTATCAGAAGATGAACTTAGCAAAACAAATAGCTATACAAACGCTTTAAAAGAAGTGTTGGCCGGTGGCGATAAGGATAAAATTCATAAAGCAATTGACGAGCTGAACGAATTTACCCGCCCCTTTGCCGAGCGCCTGATGGATCATGCTATAAGTGTGGCTATGAAGGGAAAGAGTATAGATTAG